In Rosa chinensis cultivar Old Blush chromosome 1, RchiOBHm-V2, whole genome shotgun sequence, a genomic segment contains:
- the LOC112182347 gene encoding protein RGF1 INDUCIBLE TRANSCRIPTION FACTOR 1, with translation MFVPSNLLPSWLAVLLTEKFFNACIIHEEERKNEKNIYCLDCCISFCPHCLTPHQSHRLLKIRRYVYHDVIKLDDASKLIDCALVQSYTSNSAKVVFLNQRPQTKNSRGSGNVCSTCDRSLQDPYLYCSLSCKIDHVVRTEGGLSKYLRECNFMALPDPGLDDGLLTPDTVLEPAGSVRTSSGSAGYGELGCMSLACTATTEIVRKKRSSLLRAACRPVSSPVSEIPAGRRKGTPHRAPLH, from the exons ATG TTTGTCCCTTCAAATCTTCTACCTTCTTGGCTTGCCGTTCTGCTCACTGAGAAGTTCTTCAACGCTTGCATAATTCAcgaggaggagaggaagaacGAGAAGAACATTTACTGCTTGGACTGTTGCATCAGTTTCTGCCCTCACTGCTTGACCCCTCACCAATCTCACAGACTCTTGAAG ATAAGGAGATACGTTTACCATGATGTTATAAAGCTAGATGATGCTTCCAAGTTAATCGACTGTGCTTTGGTTCAA TCATACACATCCAACAGTGCAAAGGTGGTGTTTTTAAACCAAAGGCCGCAGACAAAGAATTCCAGAGGCTCCGGCAACGTGTGCAGTACCTGTGACAGAAGCCTGCAAGACCCTTATCTCTATTGTTCTCTCTCTTGCAAG ATTGATCACGTTGTAAGAACAGAAGGTGGTCTGTCCAAGTATCTCCGTGAGTGCAATTTCATGGCTCTACCCGACCCTGGTTTAGACGACGGTTTGCTGACTCCCGACACGGTTCTCGAGCCGGCCGGTTCGGTCCGAACCTCCTCCGGTTCCGCAGGCTACGGCGAATTGGGTTGCATGTCCTTGGCATGTACAGCTACGACAGAGATTGTGAGGAAAAAGAGAAGCAGCTTATTGAGGGCGGCGTGCCGGCCGGTTTCTTCACCGGTGTCGGAAATCCCGGCCGGCCGGAGAAAGGGGACTCCACACCGGGCTCCGCTTCATTGA